The following coding sequences are from one Scomber japonicus isolate fScoJap1 chromosome 3, fScoJap1.pri, whole genome shotgun sequence window:
- the soat2 gene encoding sterol O-acyltransferase 2 — protein sequence MTTEEKPNGVRQRNIKTRTSDEISSHTGSHNNAQEEDERQWQKHAQRVKEKIMEQVQDQLGDILDKTMTFTEFQPTVNGKATKKSRSHKMDDGKVFMDRASLLDELFEISHIRTIYHMFIAVLLIFCLSTLAVDYIDQGRLVLEFDLFFYAFGKLGTVTWVWMLMFSYTLLVPYYTVVSWGSMYHIFPSKLGLSLGTGLLLSAIQTCVLGFFPIYVVIHYQLPPASRFIVILEQIRFLMKSYSFMRETAPVIMKNKPTEGENPKFPTLSSYLYFLFCPTLIYRESYPRNSHIRWNYVGVTLGMILGCLFYSYFILVRLCVPFFKNETNQPFSKRTFVLAVFNSILPGIMFLLLCFFAFLHCWLNLFGELLRFADRMFYKDWWNSTSFANYYRTWNVVVHDWLYYYGYRDFLWLSKRKFRTAAMLSVFIVSAVVHEYALAMGFGFFYPVMFFLFAVIGVVFNFTMNDKRQSPVFNVIMWACLFLGQGVQVCLYCQEWYAQIHCPRTGNSFWELVTPRSWSCSIQR from the exons atgacgactgAAGAGAAACCGAATGGAGTGCGGCAAAGAAACATCAAGACCCGTACATCAGATGAGATCTCCAGTCACA CTGGGAGTCATAATAATGCACAGGAAGAAGACGAGAGACAGTGGCAGAAACATGCACAG agagtgaaggagaaaatcATGGAGCAGGTCCAGGATCAGCTCGGTGATATTCTGGACAAAACTATGACTTTCACTGAATTCCAGCCAACAGTTAATGGAAAGGCGACAAAAAAATCTAG ATCTCACAAGATGGATGATGGCAAAGTGTTCATGGACAGGGCATCACTGCTGGA tgaACTGTTTGAGATCAGCCACATCAGGACCATCTACCACATGTTCATCGCCGTGCTCCTCATCTTCTGCCTGAGCACGCTAGCTGTCGACTACATTGACCAgggcag GTTGGTCCTGGAGTTTGACCTGTTCTTCTACGCTTTTGGGAAACTGGGCACTGTCACCTGGGTGTGGATGCTTATGTTTTCTTACACTCTGCTGGTTCCCTACTACACTGTGGTGTCTTGGGGGTCAATGTATCACATCTTCCCTTCCAAGTTGGGGCTGTCCCTGGGGACAGGTCTATTGCTGTCTGCCATACAGACCTGTGTGCTGGGATTTTTCCCCATCTATGTGGTCATACACTACCAACTGCCACCAGCTTCACGGTTTATTGTTATATTGGAGcag ATTCGATTCCTGATGAAGAGCTACTCATTCATGAGAGAAACTGCTCCTGTTATTATGAAGAATAAGCCAACGGAAG gagAGAATCCCAAATTCCCTACACTTTCCAGTTATCTCTACTTCCTTTTCTGTCCAACTCTCATCTACAGAGAATCATATCCCCG GAATAGCCACATAAGATGGAATTATGTTGGCGTTACTCTTGGCATG ATCTTGGGCTGCTTGTTTTACAGCTACTTCATCCTGGTGCGACTTTGTGTGCCCTTCTTCAAAAATGAGACCAACCAGCCTTTTAGTAAACGGACATTTGTTCTGGCTGTGTTCAACTCAATACTACCAG GTATAATGTTCCTTCTGTTGTGTTTCTTTGCCTTCCTGCACTGCTGGCTGAACCTCTTTGGGGAGCTGCTGCGTTTTGCTGACAGAATGTTCTACAAG gACTGGTGGAACTCAACATCTTTTGCCAACTATTATCGTACCTGGAATGTGGTGGTTCACGACTGGCTTTATTACTATGGATACAGAGACTTCCTCTGG CTGTCGAAAAGGAAATTCCGAACAGCTGCCATGCTCTCCGTGTTCATCGTCTCTGCTGTGGTCCATGAGTACGCCTTGGCCATGGGCTTCGGCTTCTTCTATCCTgtcatgtttttcctctttgcaGTCATTGGAG TGGTGTTCAACTTTACCATGAACGACAAGCGGCAGAGCCCTGTCTTCAATGTCATCATGTGGGCGTGTCTCTTCCTCGGTCAGGGCGTCCAGGTGTGTCTGTACTGCCAGGAGTGGTACGCACAGATACACTGTCCTCGTACAGGG AATAGTTTCTGGGAGCTGGTGACACCTCGCTCCTGGTCCTGCAGCATCCAGAGATAA